The proteins below come from a single Hirundo rustica isolate bHirRus1 chromosome 6, bHirRus1.pri.v3, whole genome shotgun sequence genomic window:
- the ANO5 gene encoding anoctamin-5 isoform X3 produces MNRLGKKANETLIEMALSADGEECNGPETISTAGSEIPSSSEGLSSTETTLLIPEHQGIDKRHQSKDSIFFRDGVRRIDFVLSYVDDLNKEWEKKLERRKEFESNLQKAGLELETEDKKESEDGKIFFVKIHAPWEVLITYAEVLNIKVPIRENDIPSTVENPLDCVLFPLRLPEKVMHPEPDYFTAPFSKDKQELYLINDESTFFSPSMRNRIVNYILTRCPYGTEEGKKKFGIKRLLNNGTYTAAYPLHDCQYWKKASDPNCDSERYTLYMEWARFLRFYKEQPLDLIRKYYGEKIGIYFAWLGFYTEMLFLAAVVGLICFLYGLFTMDENMSSKEICDPSIGGEIIMCPLCDRDCEYWRLNTTCESSQYSHLFDNVATLFFAIFMGIWVTLFLEFWKRRQARLKYEWDLVDFEEEQQQLQLRPEYEAKCTQKKRNPVTQEMEPYLPLTSQAVRFCVSGATVLFWVSLIIASMIAVIVYRLAVYAAFASLMENTQTLQPISGLLTPQLATSVTASCLNFVIIMILNFFYERIAIWITDMEIPRTHMEYENRLTMKMFLFQFVNYYSSCFYVAFFKGKFVGYPGAYTYMFNRWRNEECDPAGCLIELTTQLTIVMAGKQIWGNIQEAIVPWICNWWGRRKARNNPENLYSRWEQDHDLQIFGALGLFYEYLEMVIQFGFITLFVASFPLAPLLALMNNILEIRVDSWKLTTQYRRPVAAKAHSIGVWQEILNGMAILSVVTNAFIVAFTSDMIPRLVYYYAYSENEDSPMSGYINNSLSVFQISDFPERNEPKENPENFVICRYRDYRYPPDHEKKYLHTMQFWHILAAKLAFIIIMEHVVFIVKFFVAWMIPDVPADVKAKIKREKYLTQKILHEYELEKLKERLCQGDKGATEKEFIATEGRMELSRAM; encoded by the exons ATTGATAAAAGACATCAAAGCAAAGATTCTATTTTCTTCAGGGATGGTGTCAGGAGAATTGATTTTGTTCTCTCCTATGTGGATGATCTTAataaagaatgggaaaaaaagttg gaaaggagaaaggaatttgAGAGCAACCTGCAAAAGGCTGGTTTGgagctggaaacagaagacaagaag GAATCTGAAGAcggcaagattttttttgtgaagatCCATGCGCCGTGGGAGGTTCTGATCACCTATGCAGAAGTGCTGAACATTAAAGTCCCCATCAGGGAAAATGACATTCCCTCCACGGTAGAGAACCCCCTGGACTGTGTGCTTTTCCCACTCAGGCTGCCCGAGAAGGTGATGCACCCCGAACCGGATTATTTCACAGCCCCCTTCAGCAAGGACAAGCAGGAGCTGTACCTCATTAATGATGAGAGCACTTTCTTCTCACCTTCCATGAGAAACAGAATA GTTAATTATATTCTTACACGTTGCCCATATGGaacagaagaagggaagaaaaaatttgGGATTAAGAGGCTGCTGAACAATGGCACCTATACAGCTGCATATCCTCTTCATGAT TGCCAGTACTGGAAGAAGGCCAGTGACCCAAACTGTGACAGTGAGAGGTACACGCTCTACATGGAGTGGGCACGCTTCCTGCGCTTCTACAAGGAGCAGCCCTTGGACCTGATCAG AAAGTACTATGGTGAGAAGATTGGGATCTATTTTGCCTGGCTAGGATTTTACACCGAGATGTTATTCCTTGCAGCAGTTGTTGGCttaatctgttttctttatggCTTGTTTACAATGGATGAAAATATGAGCAG CAAAGAAATCTGTGACCCTTCAATTGGAGGAGAGATCATCATGTGCCCACTTTGTGACCGAGACTGCGAGTACTGGCGGCTGAACACCACGTGCGAGTCCTCCCAG TATTCCCATTTGTTTGACAACGTGGCAACTCTCTTCTTTGCCATTTTCATGGGTATATGGG TTACACTTTTCTTGGAGTTTTGGAAGAGGCGGCAAGCAAGACTGAAATATGAATGGGATTTGGTTGATTTTGAAGAGGAACAGCAACAGCTCCAGCTGAGGCCTGAGTACGAGGCCAAATGTACCCAAAAGAAGAGGAATCCTGTAACTCAG GAGATGGAGCCTTATTTGCCTTTAACTAGCCAGGCCGTGCGATTCTGTGTCTCTGGAGCCACAGTGTTGTTCTGG GTGTCCCTGATCATAGCCAGCATGATAGCCGTGATCGTGTACCGCCTGGCAGTGTACGCCGCCTTCGCCAGCCTCATGGAGAACACGCAGACCCTGCAGCCCATCAGCGGCCTGCTCACCCCTCAGCTGGCCACCTCCGTCACGGCCTCCTGCCTCAACTTCGTCATCATCATGATCCTCAACTTCTTCTACGAGAGAATAGCCATCTGGATCACTGACATGG AGATCCCCAGAACTCATATGGAGTATGAGAACAGGCTCactatgaaaatgtttttgttccAGTTTGTCAACTACTATTCATCCTGCTTCTATGTGGCCTTCTTCAAAGGGAAGTTTGTTGGTTACCCAGGTGCCTACACATACATGTTTAATCGCTGGAGAAATGAAGAG TGTGATCCTGCAGGCTGCTTGATAGAACTGACGACACAGCTCACCATAGTGATGGCTGGCAAACAGATCTGGGGAAATATCCAGGAGGCTATCGTTCC CTGGATTTGTAACTGGTGGGGTCGTCGGAAAGCCAGGAATAATCCTGAAAATTTATACAGTCGCTGGGAGCAAGACCATGATCTGCAGATATTCGGAGCCTTAGGCCTGTTCTATGAATATTTAGAAATGG TCATTCAGTTTGGATTCATTACCCTCTTTGTGGCATCCTTTCCCCTGGCTCCCCTTCTTGCTCTGATGAATAATATCCTGGAGATCCGTGTGGACTCCTGGAAGTTAACCACTCAGTACAGGAGGCCTGTGGCTGCCAAAGCTCACAGCATCGGGGTGTGGCAGGAAATCCTCAACGGGATGGCCATCCTGTCTGTTGTCACTAAC GCTTTTATTGTTGCGTTCACGTCAGATATGATCCCTCGTTTAGTTTACTACTATGCTTATTCTGAAAATGAAGACTCACCAATGTCTGGATACATAAACAACAGTTTGTCAGTGTTTCAAATCTCAGATTTTCCTGAGAGAAATGAACCTAAAGAGAATCCAGAAAACTTTGTTATATGCAG GTACAGAGACTATCGATACCCTCCAGATCATGAGAAGAAATACTTACACACCATGCAGTTCTGGCACATTCTCGCTGCAAAACTGGCCTTTATAATTATTATGGAG catgttGTATTCATCGTCAAATTCTTTGTGGCATGGATGATCCCTGATGTTCCTGCAGATGTGAAAGCCAAAATAAAACGTGAGAAGTATTTAACACAAAAAATCCTACATGAGTATGAACTTGAGAAACTGAAGGAGAGACTGTGCCAAGGTGATAAAGGAGCCACAGAAAAGGAGTTCATCGCCACGGAAGGGAGAATGGAGCTATCCAGAGCAATGTAG